The following coding sequences are from one Apodemus sylvaticus chromosome X, mApoSyl1.1, whole genome shotgun sequence window:
- the LOC127674801 gene encoding rhox homeobox family member 1-like, giving the protein MALQSHQVDLNKLEENEIEVTLDSEQEANAAAEGGSFGEGSLKASDKLKYQGIQDDKDDVIFVGDMKDTGDNIKEECLGSHQGSGDPQLEEQNLATARVPLVRRTRPRIQLGLTPRQLRELEDVFEKIKYPDVTTRRNLAKRLYLAESKVKRWFKKRRAKYRKEQQSQMLECASADTQNDVQ; this is encoded by the exons ATGGCTCTCCAATCCCATCAAGTGGACCTCAACAAACTAGAAGAGAATGAGATCGAGGTGACCCTTGATTCTGAACAAGAGGCTAATGcagcagcagagggaggcagCTTCGGAGAAGGTTCTCTAAAGGCCTCAGACAAATTAAAGTACCAGGGCATCCAAGACGACAAAGATGATGTGATCTTCGTTGGAGACATGAAGGACACTGGTGATAACATCAAAGAGGAGTGCCTTGGGAGCCACCAAGGGTCGGGAGACCCACAGCTGGAGGAGCAGAACTTGGCCACTGCCAGAGTTCCACTGGTCCGGCGCACAAGGCCACGGATCCAGCTGGGTCTTACACCCAGGCAGCTGAGAGAACTGGAAgatgtttttgagaaaataaagtaCCCCGATGTGACCACAAG GAGGAACCTTGCAAAGCGCTTGTACCTGGCAGAATCCAAAGTGAAG AGATGGTTTAAGAAAAGAAGAGCCAAATACAGGAAAGAACAACAGTCTCAAATGCTCGAGTGTGCATCTGCTGATACCCAGAACGATGTGCAGTAA